TCCGGCGATGACGTTTTTCTCCTGTTCACCTTTGATCGGTGCAATGGCTGTCACTTTCCCTCCTGACAAGCCTTTACCGAAGTAATCATTAACATCCCCGACTACGCGCATCGCCATTCCTCTTGGGATAAATGCGCCGAAGCTTTGACCAGCATGGCCTGTAAACGTTAAGTTAATTGTATTATCAGGTAAGCCTGCTTCCCCATATTTGCGGGAAATTTCACTGCCGACAATTGTTCCAATTACACGGTCTGTATTCTTAATTGGATAATTTAATTCGATACGTTCATTTCCTTCTATTGCCTTTGAAACTTGCGGCAATAACTCGCGTAAATCAAAGCTTCCCTCAATATTATGGTTTTGCTGATGCTGCTTCGTGCGTGTACCTTGGATTTGATGAAGCAGTGCTGTTAAATCAAGCTGGCTTGCTTTCCAATGTTTTGCCGTACGATCTGAAATTTGCAGTACATCTGTACGACCTACCATCTCTTCAACAGTACGGAATCCTAAAATACTCATATATTCACGCATTTCTTCTGCAACAAAACGCATATAATTGACAACATGATCAGCTGAACCCATAAATTTAGCACGGAGTTCCGGATTTTGTGTTGCTACACCTACAGGACAAGTATCCAAATGACAGGCACGCATCATGACACAACCTAAAACGATTAGCGGTGCTGTCGCAAAACCAAATTCCTCTGCTCCTAAAAGTGCTGCCATTACGACATCTTTCCCTGTCATGAGCTTGCCGTCCGTTTCCAGTGTCACTCGGTCGCGCAGTCCGTTAAGCATTAATGTTTGGTGCGCTTCAGCTAAACCGAGCTCCCACGGTAAGCCAGTATGCTTAATCGATGTTTTCGGTGATGCCCCTGTTCCGCCATCATAGCCCGAAATGACGATGACATCTGCTGCACCTTTAGCAACGCCTGCTGCAATTGTACCAACACCCGCTTTAGCTACGAGCTTTACAGAAATTCTTGCATGACGGTTTGCATTTTTTAAATCATGAATCAACTGTGCCATATCCTCGATCGAATAAATATCATGATGCGGCGGCGGTGAAATTAACCCTACCCCAGGAGTTGAACCACGTACATCCGCTACCCATGGATATACTTTATTGCCTGGTAGCTGGCCGCCTTCCCCCGGTTTCGCACCTTGCGCCATTTTAATTTGCAGCTCATCGGCATTTACTAAATAATGCGATTTCACCCCAAAACGTCCTGATGCAATTTGTTTAATTACACTGCGCTTGTTGTCACCATTCGGTTCGATCATAAAACGGGCTGGATCTTCCCCACCCTCACCAGAGTTCGAGCGTGCGCCTAGACGGTTCATCGCTACCGCTAAAGTTTCGTGCGCTTCTTTCGATAACGAACCAAACGACATAGCCCCTGATTTGAAACGTTTCACGATTGAATCCACTGACTCGATTTCTTCCATCGGGATTCGACGCTCATTCTTTTTAAAGTCAAATAAATTACGTAAAAATCCGATTCGTTCCTCATTGGCCATTTCCGCATACATCCGGTATAATCCAAAGTCGTTTTTACGTGTAGCCCACTGAAGGGTATGGATTGTTTTCGGATTGAACGCATGATGCTCTCCGTCTGCACGCCATTGGAAATCTGAACCTGATTGCAGTTGCGCTGACATCGACTGCATTGCTTCCTCATGGCGGCGTCTCGCTTCTTCACCGATTGTTTGTAAGTCAATGCCATCAATTTGCGAAGCCGTACCTGTGAAGTATTCGTCAATCACTTCTTTTGAAATCCCGACTGCCTCGAATACTTGGGCACCGCGATAAGATTGGACTGTAGAAATCCCCATCTTCGACATTACTTTTACAACACCGTCTGCTGCACCTTTTCGGAATTTTTGAACCGCTTTTTCAAATGGTACAGATAAATGACCCTTTTCAATTGCCTCATCAATCGTTGCATATGCTAAGTACGGGTGAATCGCATCAACACCGAAGCCGATTAGTGCAACAAAATGATGAACTTCCCGAACTTCCGCACTGTTAACGATAATGCTCGCCTTTGTACGTAAACCGATTCGCACTAAATATTGGTGGATTGTACTCGCTGCCAGCAGGACAGGCATTGTTAACTGCTTAGCATCATCCATATAGTCTGATAGTACAATGATTGTCTTGCCGCCAAAGATAGCCGCTTCCGCTTCTGTCTTAATTCGGTTAAGTTCGCTTTCTAAATTTTCCGTGAATTTAAGAGAGATTTCCGCTACTTCAAAATGTTCTTCGTTATTATTTACGATTTGCTCATACTCTGCAGTCGTTAATACCGGCGTTTTCAGCAGGAGACGACGTGCATTTTGCGCATTCGGCTGTAATAAATCACCTTCCGCTCCAAGCAATGTCATTGTCGATGTCACGACATGTTCACGAATGGAATCAATCGGCGGGTTTGTTACTTGTGCAAATAACTGCTTAAAGTAATTAAATAATGATTGCGGTCTATCTGACAGAACAGCTAATGGTGTATCATTCCCCATCGAACCAAGCGGATCTTTTCCTTCATTTGCAAGGGGTACAATATATTTTTGAACGTCCTCAAATGTATAACCGTGAATTTTCTGGCGTAATGTAAGATCATTTATTTCTGGTAACTGCTCATTCTTTTCTTCAAGTTTGATCATATTTTCTTCCAGCCATGCTGCATAAGGTTTTTCTGCTGCGGCTTCGGATTTCAGCTCGTCATCCGAAATGATTTTCCCTTGTTCTAAATCAATTAACAGCATGCGACTTGGGCTTAATCGGTCTTTATAAAGAATGTCTTCCTCAGCGTAATCGACAACCCCTGTTTCTGATGAGAAAATAACATGATCGTCTTTTGTCACATATAGTCTTCCCGGGCGCAAACCATTACGGTCTAGAATCGCCCCGATCTGTTTGCCGTCCGTGAAACAAATAGCGGTAGGTCCATCCCAAGGCTCCATCAGGCTTGCATGATATTGATAAAACGCTTTGCGGTCTTCATCGATGCGCGGATTTTCTGTCCATGGCTCCGGAATCATCATCATCGCTGTCTCTGCAGGTGAACGTCCAGCCAATACAAAAAATTCAAATGCGTTATCTAGCATCGATGAATCAGAACCCGTTGTATCAATAATCGGTAACAGCTTTTCAAGGTCATCCCCAAACGCTTCAGATACGAACTGTTGCTCACGTGCACGCATCCAGTTAATATTGCCGCGCAATGTGTTAATTTCCCCGTTATGGATAATGTAGCGGTTCGGATGGGCCCTTTTCCAAGATGGGAATGTATTCGTCGAGTAACGTGAATGCACGAGCGCCAATGCAGATACAAAGCTATCATCCTGCAGATCCATATAAAATTCACTTACTTCTTCCGGTGAAAGCAACCCTTTAAAAACAATCGTCTGACTTGAAAGACTTGGAATATACAGTTCGAATTGTTGTTCCGTTGCCCAATGTTCCAATTGTTTTCGAATGACATACAGTTTTCGTTCGAACGTCTTATTATCGTTTTCGTTTGAACGAATAAATACTTGGCGAACAACCGGTGCAGTCGATTTAGCAATCTCACTTAAATTTTCCTTATTTGTCGGCGCAGTTCTCCAGCCGATCAGTTGCTGATTTTCCTGTTCAATTAATTCGTTCATCTTTTGTTCAATTTTAAGGCGTTCGTTTTCATTCTCTGTGAAGAAAATTTGACCAACACCATATTCACCCATTTCAGGTAAATTTAGTTCCGTACAGTTTTGTTGAAAGAAAGCATGTGGGATTTGAACTAACAGCCCTGCCCCATCACCTGTCTTGCCGTCCCCGCCGCGTCCTGCACGGTGTTCTAAGCGACATAACATTTCCAATCCTTTTTTTACAATCTGATGTGAAGGTATTCCTTTTATATTTGCATACATGCCGATTCCGCATGCGTCATGTTCAAATTCAGGATTATATAACCCTTGTGCTTCTGGTAACTGATGAAAACTCATATTCATTCCCCCTCATTCTTTCAATCCCGTATTTACATTTTAAAGTTTTCGAAATAATATAAACAATATATAGTTTGGATATAAACAATCTACTTTTTAGATGAATGGGGTGGAAATTGTGGAATTAAGACAGTTACGTTACTTTGTAGAGGTGGCAGAACGGGAGCATATTTCTGAAGCAGCGGAGCATTTACACGTTGCCCAGTCTGCAATCAGCCGGCAAATCGCCAACTTGGAAGAAGAACTCGGCACACCGCTTTTTGAACGGATTGGGCGTAACGTAAAACTGACGCCGGTCGGGAAGATTTTTTTGGAACATTGCATTACCGCACTCAAGGGAATTGATTTTGCTGCAAAGCAAGTAGAAGAATATTTAGACCCGGCAAAAGGGACGATTAAAATTGGTTTCCCTACAAGTTTAGCGAGCTATGTATTGCCGACCATCATTTCTGCATTTAAAAAAGAATACCCGGAAATTTCTTTCCATTTACGCCAGGGCTCCTATAAATATTTGATCGAGGCTGTTAAAAATCGTGAGCTGAATTTAGCTTTGCTTGGACCATTACCACCAAAAGACGAAGCAATCAATACGACCGTGCTGTTCAGCGAAAACATCCATGCTTTGTTGCCCGCAACACATCCACTAGCCAAAAAAGAATCGATTAACCTTGTCGATTTGCGTAATGACCAGTTTGTACTCTTTCCGGAAGGCTATATTTTAAATAAAGTAGCTGTTGATGCATGCCGCTCTGTAGGTTTCATGCCGAATATTACTTCCGAGGGAGAAGATATGGATGCTTTAAAAGGTCTTGTCGCAGCAGGAATCGGTGTGACACTTTTACCGGAAAGTTCACTCTACGATTCAACACCGCGCATGACCGTCAAAGTGCCGATCGCCATCCCTAATATAAGACGCACAGTCGGTATCATTGCACCAACATCAAGAGATCTTGCCCCATCCGAAGAAGTATTCGTCAAATTTATTTCCAGTTTTTATTCACGATTAACACGATTCCAATAATAGACTGCGACAGAAAGATAAGGAGAAATCCCTTATTCATTTTAAGTCCAGAAAAAAACCATTTTCTCCCCGAAGAGAGAAAATGGTTTTTTGATTATTTTATTCGCCTGAAACAGGTACTACTGAGCCGCCCCATTCTTCAACGATAAAGTCTTGAACTTCTTTTGAACGTAAAGCATCTACTAATGCTTTAATTTCTTTTGAATCTTCTTCACCAGATTTTACTGCAATAATGTTTACATATGGTGATTCACTAGATTCGATTGCGATTGAATCTTCCAATGGGTTAATGCCGTTATCGATTGCGAAGTTCGAGTTGATCAATACAGCATCGCCTTCTTCATTTTCGTACATTTGCACTAATAATTCAGCTGCAGTGTTTGCATCGAACACGAAGTTCTTAGGATTATCTACAATGTCTTTTGTTTCAGCTTTTGTTTTATCAATACCTTCTGCTAAAGTAATTAAACCTTGTGCTTCAAGTAATGAAAGCATACGACCATGGTCTGCTACTGAGTTAGAAAGTAAAATTGTTGCACCTTCAGGAAGCTCTTCTAAAGATGAATATTTTTTAGAGTAAACACCGATTGGCTCGATGTGAATACCGCCAGCATTTGCGAAGTCATAACCGAAATCTGCTTTTTGTGCTTCGAAGTATGGAATGTGCTGGAAGTAGTTTGCATCTAAATCGCCGTTATCTAAATCTTGGTTTGGAAGTACG
Above is a window of Solibacillus isronensis DNA encoding:
- the gltB gene encoding glutamate synthase large subunit, encoding MSFHQLPEAQGLYNPEFEHDACGIGMYANIKGIPSHQIVKKGLEMLCRLEHRAGRGGDGKTGDGAGLLVQIPHAFFQQNCTELNLPEMGEYGVGQIFFTENENERLKIEQKMNELIEQENQQLIGWRTAPTNKENLSEIAKSTAPVVRQVFIRSNENDNKTFERKLYVIRKQLEHWATEQQFELYIPSLSSQTIVFKGLLSPEEVSEFYMDLQDDSFVSALALVHSRYSTNTFPSWKRAHPNRYIIHNGEINTLRGNINWMRAREQQFVSEAFGDDLEKLLPIIDTTGSDSSMLDNAFEFFVLAGRSPAETAMMMIPEPWTENPRIDEDRKAFYQYHASLMEPWDGPTAICFTDGKQIGAILDRNGLRPGRLYVTKDDHVIFSSETGVVDYAEEDILYKDRLSPSRMLLIDLEQGKIISDDELKSEAAAEKPYAAWLEENMIKLEEKNEQLPEINDLTLRQKIHGYTFEDVQKYIVPLANEGKDPLGSMGNDTPLAVLSDRPQSLFNYFKQLFAQVTNPPIDSIREHVVTSTMTLLGAEGDLLQPNAQNARRLLLKTPVLTTAEYEQIVNNNEEHFEVAEISLKFTENLESELNRIKTEAEAAIFGGKTIIVLSDYMDDAKQLTMPVLLAASTIHQYLVRIGLRTKASIIVNSAEVREVHHFVALIGFGVDAIHPYLAYATIDEAIEKGHLSVPFEKAVQKFRKGAADGVVKVMSKMGISTVQSYRGAQVFEAVGISKEVIDEYFTGTASQIDGIDLQTIGEEARRRHEEAMQSMSAQLQSGSDFQWRADGEHHAFNPKTIHTLQWATRKNDFGLYRMYAEMANEERIGFLRNLFDFKKNERRIPMEEIESVDSIVKRFKSGAMSFGSLSKEAHETLAVAMNRLGARSNSGEGGEDPARFMIEPNGDNKRSVIKQIASGRFGVKSHYLVNADELQIKMAQGAKPGEGGQLPGNKVYPWVADVRGSTPGVGLISPPPHHDIYSIEDMAQLIHDLKNANRHARISVKLVAKAGVGTIAAGVAKGAADVIVISGYDGGTGASPKTSIKHTGLPWELGLAEAHQTLMLNGLRDRVTLETDGKLMTGKDVVMAALLGAEEFGFATAPLIVLGCVMMRACHLDTCPVGVATQNPELRAKFMGSADHVVNYMRFVAEEMREYMSILGFRTVEEMVGRTDVLQISDRTAKHWKASQLDLTALLHQIQGTRTKQHQQNHNIEGSFDLRELLPQVSKAIEGNERIELNYPIKNTDRVIGTIVGSEISRKYGEAGLPDNTINLTFTGHAGQSFGAFIPRGMAMRVVGDVNDYFGKGLSGGKVTAIAPIKGEQEKNVIAGNVCLYGATSGKAFINGRAGHRFGVRNSGAEIVVEGIGDHGCEYMTGGKIVILGDVGQNFGAGMSGGIGYILPSDEKKFKAQCNMEMIHFEKLTDKAEIESVRQLIIQHLEETDSSYALDVLAKWEQFVPKFVKVVPTDYKIMVDKINHYTATGSTKDDAAMQAFTEVTTSQKKLVSTK
- a CDS encoding LysR family transcriptional regulator is translated as MELRQLRYFVEVAEREHISEAAEHLHVAQSAISRQIANLEEELGTPLFERIGRNVKLTPVGKIFLEHCITALKGIDFAAKQVEEYLDPAKGTIKIGFPTSLASYVLPTIISAFKKEYPEISFHLRQGSYKYLIEAVKNRELNLALLGPLPPKDEAINTTVLFSENIHALLPATHPLAKKESINLVDLRNDQFVLFPEGYILNKVAVDACRSVGFMPNITSEGEDMDALKGLVAAGIGVTLLPESSLYDSTPRMTVKVPIAIPNIRRTVGIIAPTSRDLAPSEEVFVKFISSFYSRLTRFQ
- a CDS encoding MetQ/NlpA family ABC transporter substrate-binding protein: MKKLLSSVILGASVLALAACGGEDEKLVVGASNTPHAVILEKVKPILEEQGIELEIESYTDYVLPNQDLDNGDLDANYFQHIPYFEAQKADFGYDFANAGGIHIEPIGVYSKKYSSLEELPEGATILLSNSVADHGRMLSLLEAQGLITLAEGIDKTKAETKDIVDNPKNFVFDANTAAELLVQMYENEEGDAVLINSNFAIDNGINPLEDSIAIESSESPYVNIIAVKSGEEDSKEIKALVDALRSKEVQDFIVEEWGGSVVPVSGE